One genomic region from Mytilus trossulus isolate FHL-02 chromosome 9, PNRI_Mtr1.1.1.hap1, whole genome shotgun sequence encodes:
- the LOC134682935 gene encoding kinesin-like protein KIF27 isoform X6, with the protein MSIMSEQEVNVRVAVRVRPLLPKEKIAGEEMCVRIIPATNQLVLGKDRAFTFDHVLSSKTTQDEVYKSCIEPLVNGLFEGYNATVFAYGQTGSGKTYTVGDGISSFTDEEYGIIPRALKAIFDNMQSNTTTEFSVKVSYIEIYKEELQDLLDVDTSSKELHVREDDQGNTVIIGAREVECESLDEIMSLLESGSSIRHTGSTQMNEHSSRSHSIFTVIVGQRWVEADVMAGKRKPSESNEVIDDENQLKDITHNMFGKFHFVDLAGSERAHRTGNVGDRFKESVHINSGLLALGNVISALGDPKKKSTHIPYRESKITRLLKDSLGGNAQTLMICCISPSTSNFDESLNALKYANRAKNIKNKPIINRDVQSIRFEEMQCEIMALREELVKQRTTLLSNGGQGFGLGDPVHMEKYAHDAQQLERLEKQVVRLQTECSHYKMIAEEAYKQLIEIQNKDILSQSQDIRLKDWLDLMEEIKNKVPATLSREEMENETIRNLTALLTKCKEDLKSDEEIFAEKSKEHNSMTHRLQELEAMVEEKDQQLLQYEDTRMKQEQQLIEQHMKIEELQKAIKDELSVDNLMANSSIIDDDAVTVSAPPIVPPSDKRPKSVPVQLTRRPDTASRNLRPLSRNIKTSPALFTLDRVMKSFRARSQLLVSQLEDSDEVMHNTYVIEEEGETAGTSQKFEEEPVLDSQDHEIGKFVRKGTFKVKKGRKAEENKENVNNTDVPVITVNREAGGDHLGVSTIEAVEDSLRKSANTQRMLKESRLKLTDAHTKMRDLSINIRLKEQLIRELVKTGKDADLMNKKYADKIKSLEKERMKVKRDLQETQSVLQELEAKQETTEKTKLTQEYKKRMETAKARMSAISKKQKETENIANFSIYNEKKIQDLELAVDRMKQTKEHVTKKLKDESERKLKLEREMQKETQKVKELEIKNEQQQKILKRKNEEIAAVQRKLRSGGGSSLPPINIEDHDKIEDQKKWLDNEVEKVLQQKRQMEELQEELKKRETIVAKKEAMLAEKSEIEFRRMRSSQIINKNILSVSMKLDTLDKRLEEKTSELSKTPTEQQQFVKEEMSKFQEGRDKLARQRTVLENKLREGRLLSGQEERRIIELDEGIDALDAAIEYKTDAINSRQLELRHSQILSKSEDHVMNKLNSLTTTETRALMMKYFNKVVACKDAERRLNLHCSEMEVKQDEQERLIRELEAALQRSAVEVDRRITKQTREYEQKIQMLMRQLADSGTNNSGGFGPEIDEKMQRLEKELYYYKKTSRELKKRLRELEASGALPHQDDLDIRSSVQSSINENDHAAGASSNHIGSRESNREPRLLSARSEKQNSRPSSAKSGANVSTTVTPVKLSRKDLRQIPDTELALRRSNMSHGRHSIGSPPPQDSLDGGLGNSNPWS; encoded by the exons atgTCCATAATGTCAGAACAAGAAGTGAATGTTAGAGTGGCAGTGAGG GTTAGACCCTTGTTACCTAAAGAGAAGATTGCAGGAGAAGAAATGTGTGTACGAATAATACCAGCCACAAACCAGCTTGTATTAGGGAAAGACCGAGCTTTTACATTTGATCATGTACTGTCTTCTAAAACTACACAG gaTGAAGTGTATAAATCGTGTATTGAACCCTTGGTAAATGGTTTATTTGAGGGTTATAATGCTACAGTGTTTGCTTATGGTCAAACA gGTTCAGGAAAAACTTATACAGTTGGAGATGGGATTTCTTCCTTTACAGATGAAGAATATGGAATCATACCCAGGGCATTGAAAGCCATATTTGATAATATGCAG TCCAATACTACTACTGAGTTTTCTGTAAAAGTGTCGTACATAGAAATTTACAAAGAAGAGTTACAGGATTTGTTAGATGTTGATACGTCAAGTAAAGAACTACATGTCAGAGAGGATGACCAAGGCAACACAG TGATAATTGGTGCCAGAGAGGTGGAATGTGAATCTCTTGATGAAATCATGTCACTGTTAGAATCTGGGTCATCTATTCGTCACACAGGGTCAACACAGATGAATGAACATTCCAGTAGATCTCATTCTATATTTACAGTCATAGTAG GCCAGAGATGGGTAGAAGCTGATGTTATGGCAGGGAAGAGAAAACCATCAGAATCTAACGAGGTCATTGATGATG AGAATCAGTTGAAAG atataaccCACAATATGTTTGGAAAGTTCCATTTTGTTGATCTAGCTGGATCAGAAAGAGCTCACAGGACAGGCAATGTAGGGGATAGATTTAAAG AATCTGTACATATAAACTCAGGACTATTAGCTCTTGGAAATGTGATCAGTGCATTGGGAGATCCAAAAAAGAAATCCACACACATTCCATACAGAGAATCTAAAATCACAAGGCTACTTAAG gATTCTCTGGGAGGAAATGCTCAGACATTGATGATATGTTGTATAAGTCCGTCCACATCTAACTTTGATGAATCTTTGAATGCTTTGAAGTATGCCAATAGA gctaagaatataaagaataaacCAATTATAAACAGAGATGTACAGTCAATCAGATTTGAAGAAATGCAGTGTGAAATTATG GCATTACGAGAGGAGTTGGTGAAACAAAGGACAACTTTATTAAGTAATGGAGGACAAGGCTTTGGGCTTGGTGATCCTGTTCATATGGAGAAATATGCACATGATGCTCAACAGTTAGAGAGATTAGAGAAACAAGTTGTTAG GTTACAAACAGAATGTTCCCATTACAAGATGATAGCCGAGGAAGCTTATAAACAACTGATTGAAAtacagaataaagatatattgtcACAGAGTCAGGATATCAGACTAAAAGATTGGCTAGATCTTATGGAAGAG ataaaaaataaagtaccaGCAACATTATCTAGAGAGGAGATGGAAAATGAAACTATTAGAAACCTAACAGCACTGTTAACTAAG TGTAAAGAAGACTTGAAAAGtgatgaagaaatatttgcagaGAAAAGTAAAGAACATAATAGTATGACCCACAGACTGCAAGAGCTG GAGGCGATGGTAGAGGAAAAAGACCAGCAATTATTACAGTATGAAGATACCAGAATGAAACAGGAACAACAACTCATAGAACAACACATGAAGATAGAGGAGTTACAAAAGGCTATTAAG GATGAACTTTCTGTG GACAATCTGATGGCAAACAGTAGTATTATAGATGATGACGCTGTCACAGTTAGTGCCCCTCCAATTGTACCCCCCTCAGACAAGAGACCAAAGTCTGTTCCAGTACAGTTGACCAGAAGACCTGACACT GCTAGTAGGAATTTGAGACCATTGTCAAGGAACATAAAGACAAGTCCTGCTTTGTTTACTCTGGACCGAGTGATGAAGAGTTTCCGAGCCCGAAGTCAGCTGCTGGTCAGTCAACTGGAGGATAGTGATGAGGTCATGCATAACACTTATGTCATTGAGGAAGAGGGAGAAACAGCTGGTACCAGTCAGAAGTTTGAAGAGGAACCAGTACTGGACTCACAAGACCATGAAAT AGGAAAATTTGTTCGTAAAGGAacatttaaagtaaagaaaGGTAGAAAGGCAGAGGAAAATAAAGAGAATGTCAACAACACAGATGTTCCAGTTATAACTGTTAACAGAGAAG CAGGGGGAGATCACTTAGGTGTCAGTACGATTGAAGCTGTAGAGGATAGTTTGAGGAAGAGTGCTAACACACAGAGGATGTTAAAGGAATCCAGACTAAAGCTGACTGATGCCCATACTAAAATGAGGGATTTATCAATTAACATCAG GTTAAAAGAACAGTTGATTAGAGAACTTGTAAAAACTGGTAAAGATGCtgatttaatgaataaaaagtatGCTGATAAAATCAAATCTCTGGAGAAG gAAAGAATGAAAGTAAAGAGAGATTTACAGGAAACCCAGTCAGTGTTACAGGAGTTAGAGGCTAAACAGGAAACTACAGAGAAAACCAAACTTACACA AGAATACAAAAAGAGGATGGAAACAGCCAAAGCTAGAATGTCTGCTATCTCcaagaaacaaaaagaaaccGAAAATATTGCTAACTTCTCTATTTATAATGAGAAAAA AATACAAGATCTAGAGCTGGCTGTTGACAGAATGAAGCAAACAAAGGAACATGTGACCAAGAAGTTAAAAGACGAATCGGAAAGAAAACTCAAACTAGAG AGAGAGATGCAGAAGGAAACACAGAAAGTAAAGGAACTTGAGATAAAGAATGAACAACAACAGAAAATACTGAAACGAAAGAATGAAGAAATAGCAGCTGTACAAAGAAAGTTAAGAAGTGGGGGAGGATCATCTCTGCCACCAATCAACAT tGAGGATCATGATAAGATAGAAGACCAGAAGAAATGGTTAGACAATGAAGTAGAGAAAGTTTTACAGCAGAAAAGACAAATGGAGGAACTACAAGAA gaacTTAAAAAGAGAGAGACAATAGTAGCTAAGAAAGAGGCCATGTTGGCTGAGAAAAGTGAAATAGAATTCAGGAGAATGAGATCTAGTCAAATCATTAATAAG aatattttatCAGTGTCTATGAAGTTAGACACGTTAGATAAAAGACTTGAAGAGAAGACATCTGAATTATCCAAGACACCCACAGAACAGCAGCAGTTTGTCAAAGAGGAAATGTCCAAATTCCAGGAAGGGCGAGACAAGCTGGCGAGACAGAGAACTGTTCTTGAGAATAAACTAAGGGAGGGAAGACTGTTATCAGGACAAGAAGAAAGGAG GATAATAGAACTGGATGAAGGCATTGATGCATTAGATGCAGCTATAGAATATAAAACTGATGCTATAAATAGCCGTCAATTAGAACTTCGTCATTCACAGATTTTGTCTAAG AGTGAGGACCATGTGATGAATAAATTGAATTCCCTGACCACTACAGAAACCCGAGCTCTtatgatgaaatatttcaataaggTGGTAGCATGTAAGGATGCAGAGAGGAGACTTAATCTTCACTGTAGTGAAATGGAG GTGAAACAAGATGAACAGGAGAGGTTAATCCGTGAATTAGAGGCAGCTTTACAGAGGTCAGCTGTGGAGGTCGATCGTAGGATTACCAAACAGACACGGGAATATGAACAGAAAATACAAatgttaatgagacaactgGCTGATTCTGGGACCAACAATAGTGGCGGATTTGGGCCTGAAATTGATGAAAA AATGCAAAGACTAGAGAAGGAATTATATTACTACAAAAAGACGAGTAGAGAGTTAAAGAAAAGGTTACGAGAACTGGAGGCATCAGGGGCTCTACCACATCAAG ATGATCTTGATATAAGAAGTTCTGTCCAGAGTTCAATTAATGAGAATGACCATGCAGCTGGGGCCTCCAGTAATCACATAGGTAGTAGGGAATCAAACAG AGAACCAAGACTACTTAGTGCTAGAAGTGAGAAACAGAATTCCAGACCAAGTTCTGCCAAATCAGGGGCCAATGTTTCAACAACAGTCACTCCTGTCAAACTGTCTCGAAAAGATTTACGGCAAATTCCAGATACAGAACTTGCATTACGAAGGTCAAATATGAGTCATGGTCGCCATAGTATTGGATCTCCTCCCCCACAAG attcacTTGATGGCGGATTGGGTAATAGTAACCCATGGAGTTGA